TTTCGAGCTGTGCTTGCTTATTAGTGATTTGTTAACATATAGGGTTTTCAATCTTTGGATTCCCGAAATGTGCTGAAAGCCTGTATTAATAGTCTTACTATTTGACAACTCTAATTTTGGAAAGGACATTTAGGTACTGAATATTACTTAAAACGTCTGATATTTGTGATGTGAGGTTATCTGCTTTAGGTTTATGGTATATTTCTTGAACTGTTTGAGTCGTGTACTGATTTGAATGTATCATTGTGCTTCCTCTGTTTGTTTTTACTTTGTGAGACAGAAAAGTTGGTTCATATTTGACAATAAGAGACCCATATTATCTTCTTGACAGAACAGATTTACTGATGATGTTTTACTTCAAGCCCATATAGAATAAAGGAACTGACTAGAAGCCAATTCCTGACATTGCTTGAATCTTCCTTAATCATTTCTCTTTGTATAGCTCTCCCAACCCCTTGTTTTGGCCTTTAAACCTTTGTACAATTGGCTTACTTTTtgtatatataatatatatgcgTACCACAGTATGGTTCGCAGTACTGCTTATGCTTAAAAACAATAGCAATAACATGTGCTTTTGACTGGCTGGGCAGGCAGATATTGCTTTGTGCTCTGATTGCTTCCATGACGCGAGATATATTACTGGGCATTCTAGCTTAGATTTCCAGAAAGTGGATGGGGATAATGATGGATTGGAAAATGATAGTGATAAATGGACTGATGAAGAAACATTGTTGCTGTTGGAGGGCATTGAAAAATACAATGACAACTGGGATGACATTGCAGGGCATGTTGGAACAAAATCAAAGGCACAATGTATTTACCATTTTATTCGGCTTCCAGTAGAAGATGGTTTGCTAGAGAATGTTGAGGTACCAAATGGATCCGTACGCTTTAGAGCACGAAGCAATGGTTATCCACATTCAGATTCCAATGGCAGCACTTCAGGTGTAACATCATTATCTTTATCTATCAACTGAATTCATATTTTATTTAATCTCTAGCTTATGCGAATTTCCTCCTATTGTAAGTTATGGCTTGTTCCTTCCATTTTGTAATGTGGATGTTTTTTTCCGTCCTTAGGGATACCAATTCAAAGTTTTCATCATGGAAACGAGCTTCCATTCATTAATTCTTCTAATCCGGTCATGTCGCTGGTGAGCCCCCACACTTCTTTCTTTTTGGTTATAGAAATGGTACTAGTAGCTGTATAATGGTATTTATGGTTGGCTGACCTTTGAAATTGTCTGTCTTCTGAGTAAACTTATCTGCATCTGTATTTTTTTTACCAACAGAAAATATTGGAAACAAAAGCCTAAATTGCTACTTGGAATAGATGCTCTTTCGATGTGGAACTGTAGTGTAGGGGTTACATTTTTGGCTTCTTTACTGTAAGACCACGATGCAGCATATCCTGATATATGAAATTCTGGAACTAGTTTCTTAGGAATCCCCACCACTCTGCCCTATGTACTTTCTTCATGACAACGAGGAATAAAATCGGgtttttctcttcttcttttctgtATCTACTCAAGTCTTACCTTTCAGAAATGTTGTGTAGGTTGCATTTTTGGCCTCTGCAATAGGACCAAGAGTTGCGGCATCATGTGCGCATGCAGCACTATCCTTTTTGACAAGAGATGATGATCCCAGGTTAGCCATCTTTACTGAATGCTTTAATTTTAATGCATTAGTGAACACTAAAGCCTTATCACTTCAGATATGCAACATTGTCCTCATACATGAGGTAGAAACTTCTCCATCATGTATACTAGCCAGACCTTTAATATGTTTCTAGTTCCTTTGGCCGTGTCCTAGTTAAGTAGTTTTGACGTATCTTTTGCTACATATTGAAGGCTCAGTTCAGAAGGAATGCATGCTGATGGCAGGGGCAATGGTGCAAATCCTAATTTTCCCAACCATAACGGTGACTGCTTTTGTATTTAATTCTTGTTACAGTCAGTGTTGCCAACAAAATTCCTCTAATCTGTTCGCTCAATATATTAATTTTAGAAAATCTTCAATTTTTAAACTGGTGCTTCACCAGCTGTTTCTCCAGAAAATGTGAAACATGCCGCCATGTATGGTCTATCAGCAGCAGCAATGAAGTCTAAACTCTTTGCGGACCAAGAGGAACGTGAAGTCCAAAGACTAGCTGCTACCGTAATAAATCATCAGGTTAGTTTATGCATATCCATCTAATTTGCATGCACAGCTTCTTCTCCATTTATTGTGAGTCAGCGTTGTTGATTTCCACTGAACTAAAGTGCATTGTTGCATGGCCAGGTATTGACTTGTTGAGTCCATTGACATCTGACTTACCATTAATTACAGCTGCAGTTAGGTTTAAAAAGTCAAAGACCTGTTGGATCATTTGATGTCCATATTTCTTTCTATACAAACTTGACACAATCacacaagtcagaaaaggcaataTGGTGCCCCTGGGGTTAAGTTTCGTTTCCTAGCCTAATTTGATAGTAGAAACTAGAAAGTAGTAGTGAACCTTTCGCGAAGCCAAGTCAGGTTAGCGTTCTAAAAGAACCCAGCTATGGTAACCCCTAGCTTATCCGAACATGGTCTTCGATGATAGTAATGTCGCAAAATGAAGGTAGCCAAAGGGGTAGAATAAGGTCCATGAATTGGAAATGATCATTGATATTTGTCGAATCACTGTTTGCATTTACATAACAGTAGAAAGGTCAGTAAGATTGTCAGAACTTTTTGATAGGTTGGATTTACTCACAGCACGGAGGGTACGAAAATATATTATCATAGAAGGCTTTGTTTACCAAATGCAGTTATGCTCTCAAGTAAAAAGGtcattttgatttttttttaccGTGGAATATAAGCTGCTTGATCATTGGGAAGTCCAAGTGTTTGTGAAGAAGGCGTTAACTTGCACTTTCAAAAAATTCTGATACCAGCATGGAGTGTTGTTTTGAACGTTCACAATTTTACACTAGGAGCCGTTATCCTGAGGATGGCTTTTATTGATATTTACAATGTTGCAACACTACTCGATTTGCAGTTAAAGAGGTTGGAGTTGAAATTGAAGCAGTTTGCGGAAGTTGAGACTTTGCTCTTGAAGGAATGTGAGCAAGTGGAGAGGGTGAGACAGCGGATTTCAGCTGACCGTGCCCGGATGAGGTCAGCCCTGTTAGGTTCCACTGGAATGCCTGGAAGCAGTAGCACCATGCCATCCAATCCAGCAAGCATGAGCCCCAGACCAATTGGTGTGCCGGGCTCCATGCCTCAGGCCAGCATGCCAGCCACATATGCCAATAACATGCAGGGACATGGTCATCCCCAGATGCCTCAGATGCCCTTCATGCATCAGCGGCCGCAGATGCTTTCGTTCGGTCCTCGCCTTCCACTCTCGGCAATCCAGACTCAACCATCGCCACAGGCATCAAACCTCATGTTCAACTCTGGGATGCCCAGTTCGGTTGCACCTAACCACCATCAGTTGCTGAGATCGTCTTCTGGAAACAATTCTAGTGCAGGATAGGGGAATACTTCATAAGAACTTTACTCAGCTTAGTTTTGTCAGGCGTAGCGTTATATGATTTATAAACACATCATTGTAATCCATTCAGACGGTGTCCGGTGTTGGTCATACAAGTGTTTATTTATTAGGTCCTATGTCTTCACAAGGTTCATGATCACCAATTAATGCAAACTAAATAGTCGATACCTCACCTCTCCTAGAGGTGCCAAATACTCGCTCCAGTGACATGATACTACTTCACTGTTCTGCTAATATTTTCTATTACAATATATATTTAAAAATCAACAGTTTTATGAGATTATAAAGTATCTAAACTACACATGAAATTTTGTACTCTCAAAATAAATATTTAAAAAGTATATTTATTTTGAAAGGATGCAGAATACGTTATGTGAACGAGACACTAACAGATGAACGAACACTTCATGCTCAACTTCCAGCACAAAATCAGCAATTTTCACTGCCCTGAAGCCAGAAATTGCACAATTCAATATTCAAGCTTATCACTACGATCCCCAAGTAAACGCTATGATGTGACTCATCCATCGCATAATAACAATCCAAAACTGCAAATGGAAGAACAAAAACCCAAGCTGGTAACATTTTGGTTCAGGTTTTCTCCTCCACCTTACAAAAACAGTTCCTAACAGCTCTCTGCCTTGCCACATGTCCACTCTCTTCTTTCAAACTCTACTTGCGTCAAACAGGTGGTGTACCATTCAGAGCGGGCAGGGTGGGACGTCAAGTGTAGTGCCAGCCTGGATTGTGCCCCAACCAATGAGACGCCAGTGCTTCTCGATACGCCGGCTAAGGGCCAACTTCTCACCCTTGCTGGTGCACACCGGTGCGGTAAGCTGCAGCTTCGCAAGATCATTCTTGACAGCGCCAACACGGGCTCCGGTGGACATCGACCCAATGTTAAGCATCAAGATCTCACCCTTGGCAAGCTTTGAGACCCTACTTGCCCTTTCTGTTCCACTTGTCCTCACCCCCAGCAGCCTCCTTAGGAGGAAAAAGTTAACCTGCAAACAAGAGTAAGTATCACAGCAGCATTTTGCTTAAACCCTGGTGATACTAAGCAACAAAGAAAACACTGACCTCTAACTCGATGTAAACATCAGGCAGTGATCCAACTTCACCAAGAACCTGACCAACCAGCCTATCAGCACGAGTCAGTGTCGGGTCCATGGTAGTTCCAACTCCAATAAGCCCTCCAGGAACGGCAAACTGGAGTTCATTCTGCTCCGCATACAGGGAGACGATCCTTGAATAGATGGGCGTGCATTTAAGTTTGCCATACTCATCCTTCATCACGATGCCTGGGCGAACTTCGATTTTCTGGTTCACCCTCAGGACACCCTTCACACAGGAATTCAAGACATCATGTACTCTCACAGAACATAGATTCTGAAGGATGGTTATATTGACATCAGGAACATACCTTGAGGATACTGCCACCTGCTACGCCACCCTTGATTTCATTAACCTCCGAACCAGGTTTGTTCACATCAAAAGAACGAATAACAATCATATTGGGTGGGGAGATGAAATTCCTCTCTGGGATGGGGATCTTTTTCACGATGTACTCACAGATAACATCGATATTGTACTTCAGCTGTGCAGATATTGGCACCACAGGAGCACCTTGAGCTATTGTTCCCTGAGCACAAGAATATAATTGTAACAGACAGAATTTCACAAAATACTGGCTGCTATTAATGGGAGAAGGAGCAGAACTGACCTGTATAAATTTCTGGATCGCTTCATGCTGGTTCATTGCTGCACTTTCCTGGATAAGATCAATCTTGTTTTGCAGAATGATAATATGTTGAAGACGCATAATTTCAACAGCTGCAAGGTGCTCAGATGTCTGTGGCTGTGGACAGCTCTCATTTGCTGCAATCAGAAGTAGTGCTCCATCCATGATAGCTGCTCCATTAAGCATTGTAGCCATGAGAATGTCATGCCCCTGTTCATGAGATCAATAGATTGCTGAGGAAATGTCAAAACAAAATAAGAATCAACATACATTGTAAGACACTAGTCAAATGTTCAATGGAGAATGAACTAGCAAAGTCATTTTCATTATTTCCTTCTGAAATATACTGATAATCATCGTGCCGGTTTGAGGGAGCAGTGATTATCATCTACATATTACATCACTTAATGTTGTTGCAGCATGATGGCACTAGCAACACATCAATAGAGGCAAATAGAATCCAAAATTTTGTGCACAGATACAAGCATCTAACATAACAAATTGACGGGTCTAGGGACACAGGGTCCCAGCGGGCCCACTCCCTGCTGGCACTCTGGATGGCATAAGATCACGCATGGATCAAACGGGCGCCCTCCTAGGCCGTGACTTTCTCCAAGCCGTCCAGGCCAACGGTCCCAACCGGCCGGCTAGAACCTCGGCCCGCGTCCCCGACCGAGGGGACGACCAAGGCCTAGGCCCGTACTATGGTCCCGACCTAAGACGCCAACCGAACTCCACCACGCACGTATCACTTTCCCAGATTGACGAGGACGGGGGCCGGCCGGGCCTCGCACGCTGACCGTCCCCGGGGCCAAGTGCTGAGGATAAGGACGGACACGCCGAAGTCAACTTGCTGTACaggccaaccactccctccatGGCGGGTTACAGTCCCTTCTATTGCCACAGTGTGGGGATACTATTCCACCTGCCCGTCCTCACGAATGGACAGGACGCAACGTCATCACAACGCGGCGGACACACCTCCATCACAACGGAGTGACGGGGCATAGCGCTAGGGATAGACGTGACTACCATACCGTACTTATCGTCGCAcgctcgccccccccccccgactgACAGAGCATGACGCACAAGGACAAGATAAGACAGCCACCCCATGACGCAGGACTTGGACGGTGGTCATCGGAAGGCCCCAACTGACAGTTGGCAGTCCCGACTGACAGAGCTGGCTACTCCGACCGGCGAAGCAAGAAACACTCTCTTTCTACCTTTGGTTCCCCTGTAACGGAGATCCCcctttggactataaaagggagggttgTCATCCGCCTAGGAAAGACACCTCGACAATCTCGATCATACCACATCATCCACTGgcaagcttgtaactcccctacctctcacgagcacctgggctcaagcaatacaaccgcTGACCCCCGATTGGACGTAGGGCACgattgcctgaaccagtataaatctagAGTCATTGAGTGCTAGGCCACCTCCGATCACGACGCGCGATACACACTTTGAGTTGGTTGGCTACCGGCCATTTCCGGAACCGACACAAATGATCTGAATCCATGAATCTGAAACCTAAGTAGACATGTGAAAGAGAATTGATAAGAGAAATTTTTGAGCATACCGGGCAATCAACAAATGAAACATGTCTTAGGAGCTTCATCCTACAGTTTTCAAACCCTGGAACGTCACAGAGAGGGCTATCTTCTTTGCCACTGCCATAAGCCCTGTATATAATAATAAACAATATGGTTAGAAAATCCATATGAGCACGATAACATATGCAGTAATTATGTGTGAATATCACCAAATTTCTATGGGTTCGCAACAAAAGCAAGCATCGGGCAAAAGAGACAAGGTTCCTAGAATATCACCAAATAGCCTTGACATATGGAACTCAAGACAAATCAATCCATGTGGCAACAGATACAAGATTTCTACATCACTAGATAGTACAAACAAGCAAAAACATTCAACattattattttttaaaaaaaactttcCAAGGTAGTTACAGGAATCAGCACAAGATCACCTCAGGTAAGGTTTCCATCGAACGCCACGTTGTTTCATATCCTAGGATTCCAGTATAAATAGTGTTTCTAATTTCTCATTTGCTTATTGAAATAACAGTGTAATTCATGTTTTAATACCAGGcaaggcaaaaaaaaaaagagctaCCAGTACTAGTTAGTCACTAGCTAGCGATTGCTAGCAACCAAGCACTTAACCAGCTAGAAAAAGTGTAACTGTTGGTGGTACCATTCCTTCAGAGTCAAGAACATTTAGCCCTACCTATATCTTTGCTTAAGTACCCTTTTCTGAAATGAACTTCAGCATACTTGTGCACGAAAAAAGAATGAAATGGATTCTTCTGTGTTTATTTTATTTATAAACCTAACCACACATTCGCACTATAAGAGCAACAACAAAATATGGGCACGCTGTCTGGAAGATATTCCACAATTACGAGCTGTGGCTAAATCACTTACATGAGACAAGTAAAAGGTCAAAAAAGTGACAAAATAAAAGTGATATCTGTATGACTAACTGACTTGTAGCACATTGGCCGTGGGCACCTATCATCTTCACATTTATAGATTTTTGCATTAGCATAACCAAGCTTTATAGTGATATTGCGCTCCAGTTCATTCTTGAAACGAACAGTCTGGAAATCAGAAGAAAACGATCAGCGAAGTTGAACATAATATGAAATATCTCTAGAAACAGGATCAAAATATGAATTTATTACAGTACTTGTAAAAGGAACAAAGATACAGCATATGATGAACCGATGGCATCAATATCAATATTACCTGTACACCTGAGATTGCTTTGACCACAGTAGACTTCCCATGGGCCACGTGCCCAATAGTACCTGCACATTCCAAAAGGGGCATTTCCTTAGAACATACACAAACATACTTCATTACTGGAGGAGCCTTTTTTCCCTTAAACTCGCAGCCTCTTTCAAACTCCCTGAAGGCTAGCACACTTAAGACTGCACGATCCAAATTTTACCAAAATGGAACTATCAGCAAAGAAATGCAAGGTATATTATCTTTTTTTATAGGTTTGTTCCAGCACAGCAGTTCATGCAAGTATGTGGGTCCTAACTCCTAAGCAAGATGAGGTGATCTATTACAATTTACAAGTCATCTTGTGACCAAAATTTTGAGACTAATGGCAAGTTCACTTAGGGGAGCACTACGCTGGGGACTTATGGGAAGACAACAGTACTGCAACACTAATGCTAATACAAGAACACTTAGAAACAGAAGTAGGCATCCCTAAGAGAACTGCATAGGCAGCACTAGTGGCATACCGATGTTGATCGTCGCCTGGCGCGAAATCACCTCTGGCGACAGAGGGTGCAGTTTGGTGACGTCGAGCTTGCTCAGATCCTGCTCCATCAACCCTCGGCGCGCCATCTTCGGTTCTGCTTGAGTACCGCCGGGGCCTGAAACTGGAACGAAGGAAACTCAGTGTCCATGGATCGGTATCAGCAGCGCCCGACCAGTTCTAAACGGCGCGCCGCCTTCACGGATCCCACCATCGCGGCGAGGAAACCCTCCCAAGTCCCCATATCAAACCAAAGACGAGTCGAGACGGAACGAATAAAATCCCCTGTTCAGGGACCGCAACGGGAACGAGAATCCcacgccgccgtcagcgaaACCCTAGGCGTCGACGCCGCGGGCTCCGTGGGAGGGTGAGGGTGGTGGGCGGGTTCCGCAGGGTGGCTCACCTGGGGCGGTCGCGCGGACGGGGCGGTTCAGCGACGGCGGAGGTGGCGGGGGCTGGGGGTTTAGATCTGGGCGTtgcgtcgcggcggcg
Above is a genomic segment from Panicum hallii strain FIL2 chromosome 8, PHallii_v3.1, whole genome shotgun sequence containing:
- the LOC112902231 gene encoding eukaryotic translation initiation factor 2 subunit gamma-like, producing MARRGLMEQDLSKLDVTKLHPLSPEVISRQATINIGTIGHVAHGKSTVVKAISGVQTVRFKNELERNITIKLGYANAKIYKCEDDRCPRPMCYKAYGSGKEDSPLCDVPGFENCRMKLLRHVSFVDCPGHDILMATMLNGAAIMDGALLLIAANESCPQPQTSEHLAAVEIMRLQHIIILQNKIDLIQESAAMNQHEAIQKFIQGTIAQGAPVVPISAQLKYNIDVICEYIVKKIPIPERNFISPPNMIVIRSFDVNKPGSEVNEIKGGVAGGSILKGVLRVNQKIEVRPGIVMKDEYGKLKCTPIYSRIVSLYAEQNELQFAVPGGLIGVGTTMDPTLTRADRLVGQVLGEVGSLPDVYIELEVNFFLLRRLLGVRTSGTERASRVSKLAKGEILMLNIGSMSTGARVGAVKNDLAKLQLTAPVCTSKGEKLALSRRIEKHWRLIGWGTIQAGTTLDVPPCPL
- the LOC112902230 gene encoding SWI/SNF complex subunit SWI3C-like isoform X2, whose protein sequence is MPRKASSTSDSRLKWRKRKRNPNASPSKPSTSAAAADHSDESDSAAANDDDDAAAHAAAGGGADDDEDAAASEDPVLDLREAEVLLSAEVISAFPAAKRRVVNRPHPSVLALIAAERSAYSGDTSAAAPPPALENISHGQLQVLSGVLPDHPSLATDPDKPSLYVCTPPPLMEGRGVPKQFQGRLHVVPKHSDWFSPGTVHRLERQVVPHFFTGKSPGHTPEKYVMLRNKVIAKYLENPGKRLAFAECQGLVGSTGELYDLSRIVRFLDTWGIINYLAAGSVHRGLRMATSLLREEPSGELQLLTAPLKSIDGLVLFDRPKCSIQAEDISPIASSFSNSEVVDFDAAFAELDGKIRERLSESSCSYCLQPLPSLHYRSQKEADIALCSDCFHDARYITGHSSLDFQKVDGDNDGLENDSDKWTDEETLLLLEGIEKYNDNWDDIAGHVGTKSKAQCIYHFIRLPVEDGLLENVEVPNGSVRFRARSNGYPHSDSNGSTSGIPIQSFHHGNELPFINSSNPVMSLVAFLASAIGPRVAASCAHAALSFLTRDDDPRLSSEGMHADGRGNGANPNFPNHNENVKHAAMYGLSAAAMKSKLFADQEEREVQRLAATVINHQLKRLELKLKQFAEVETLLLKECEQVERVRQRISADRARMRSALLGSTGMPGSSSTMPSNPASMSPRPIGVPGSMPQASMPATYANNMQGHGHPQMPQMPFMHQRPQMLSFGPRLPLSAIQTQPSPQASNLMFNSGMPSSVAPNHHQLLRSSSGNNSSAG
- the LOC112902230 gene encoding SWI/SNF complex subunit SWI3C-like isoform X1, yielding MPRKASSTSDSRLKWRKRKRNPNASPSKPSTSAAAADHSDESDSAAANDDDDAAAHAAAGGGADDDEDAAASEDPVLDLREAEVLLSAEVISAFPAAKRRVVNRPHPSVLALIAAERSAYSGDTSAAAPPPALENISHGQLQVLSGVLPDHPSLATDPDKPSLYVCTPPPLMEGRGVPKQFQGRLHVVPKHSDWFSPGTVHRLERQVVPHFFTGKSPGHTPEKYVMLRNKVIAKYLENPGKRLAFAECQGLVGSTGELYDLSRIVRFLDTWGIINYLAAGSVHRGLRMATSLLREEPSGELQLLTAPLKSIDGLVLFDRPKCSIQAEDISPIASSFSNSEVVDFDAAFAELDGKIRERLSESSCSYCLQPLPSLHYRSQKEADIALCSDCFHDARYITGHSSLDFQKVDGDNDGLENDSDKWTDEETLLLLEGIEKYNDNWDDIAGHVGTKSKAQCIYHFIRLPVEDGLLENVEVPNGSVRFRARSNGYPHSDSNGSTSGIPIQSFHHGNELPFINSSNPVMSLVAFLASAIGPRVAASCAHAALSFLTRDDDPRLSSEGMHADGRGNGANPNFPNHNAVSPENVKHAAMYGLSAAAMKSKLFADQEEREVQRLAATVINHQLKRLELKLKQFAEVETLLLKECEQVERVRQRISADRARMRSALLGSTGMPGSSSTMPSNPASMSPRPIGVPGSMPQASMPATYANNMQGHGHPQMPQMPFMHQRPQMLSFGPRLPLSAIQTQPSPQASNLMFNSGMPSSVAPNHHQLLRSSSGNNSSAG